A genomic segment from Candidatus Cloacimonadota bacterium encodes:
- the tuf gene encoding elongation factor Tu, which translates to MAKEKFVRTKPHVNVGTIGHIDHGKTTLTAAITSYLAKKGGAKFRSFDSIDNAPEEKARGITIATAHVEYETEKRHYAHVDCPGHADYIKNMITGAAQMDGAILVVSAYDGPMPQTREHILLARQVGVPAVVVFMNKCDLVEDEELLDLVEMEVRELLEKYEFPGDEIPVIRGSALKALNADPEGEAQVQALMDAVDNYVPLPDRAVDKPFLMPVEDVFSIPGRGTVATGRVERGVIKVGDKVERVGIRETVETTCTGVEMFRKLLDEAQAGDNVGLLLRGFAKTDVERGQVLAKPKSITPHTKFVGQTYILTKEEGGRHKPFQTGYRPQFYFRTTDVTGTLVLPEGIKMVMPGDNVEISAELITPIAMEQGLRFAIREGGHTIGSGVVSSIIE; encoded by the coding sequence ATGGCAAAAGAAAAATTCGTACGTACCAAGCCACACGTAAATGTTGGTACGATTGGTCACATTGACCATGGTAAGACTACGCTCACCGCGGCGATCACATCTTACCTTGCAAAGAAGGGCGGAGCCAAATTCCGTTCCTTCGATAGTATTGATAACGCCCCTGAAGAGAAAGCCCGTGGTATAACCATTGCCACTGCTCACGTTGAATATGAAACCGAAAAACGTCACTATGCCCATGTAGACTGCCCCGGTCATGCTGACTATATTAAGAACATGATTACCGGTGCTGCCCAGATGGACGGTGCAATTTTGGTTGTTAGCGCCTATGACGGTCCCATGCCTCAAACCCGCGAGCACATTTTGCTTGCACGTCAGGTTGGTGTGCCTGCCGTTGTAGTATTCATGAACAAATGCGACCTGGTTGAAGATGAAGAATTACTCGACTTGGTTGAGATGGAAGTTCGTGAATTGCTTGAAAAATACGAATTTCCGGGCGATGAGATTCCCGTAATTCGCGGATCTGCCCTTAAAGCCTTGAATGCCGATCCGGAAGGAGAAGCTCAGGTTCAAGCTTTGATGGATGCAGTAGACAATTATGTTCCGCTACCAGATCGTGCGGTAGACAAACCTTTCCTTATGCCGGTAGAAGACGTATTCTCAATTCCCGGTCGTGGAACCGTTGCCACCGGTCGTGTAGAGCGTGGTGTTATCAAGGTTGGCGATAAAGTTGAGCGCGTAGGTATCCGCGAGACAGTGGAAACCACATGCACCGGAGTAGAAATGTTCCGTAAACTTTTGGACGAAGCACAGGCTGGCGATAATGTTGGTCTATTGTTGCGTGGCTTTGCAAAAACCGATGTGGAACGCGGTCAAGTGCTTGCCAAACCGAAATCCATTACTCCGCACACTAAGTTTGTGGGTCAAACCTACATTCTTACAAAGGAAGAAGGTGGACGTCACAAACCGTTCCAAACCGGTTATCGTCCTCAATTCTATTTTCGTACAACCGACGTTACCGGAACCCTTGTATTGCCGGAAGGCATCAAGATGGTGATGCCCGGTGACAACGTTGAAATTTCAGCCGAACTCATCACTCCAATTGCCATGGAGCAGGGTCTTCGCTTCGCTATCCGCGAGGGTGGACATACCATTGGCAGCGGTGTGGTATCCAGCATCATCGAGTAA